A window from Flavobacterium gyeonganense encodes these proteins:
- the upp gene encoding uracil phosphoribosyltransferase, with translation MKIHYISENNSVLNHFLSQIRNVNIQNDSMRFRRNIERIGEIMAYELSKVLPYKNVEIHTPLGIKKTTEIETDLVLCPILRAGLPLHNGFLNYFDHAENSFVSASRHHPNNDDEFEILVEYQAISNLNDKTVLLLDPMLATGQSIVAVHKRLVENAIPKEIHIAVVIAAPEGVDYLEKNLPENCHLWIAALDEKLNEKNYIVPGLGDAGDLAYGNKL, from the coding sequence ATGAAAATCCATTATATCTCTGAAAATAATAGTGTACTAAATCATTTCTTATCACAAATCAGAAACGTAAATATTCAAAACGATAGTATGCGTTTTCGGAGAAATATAGAACGAATTGGTGAAATTATGGCGTATGAGCTGAGCAAGGTTTTACCTTATAAAAATGTCGAAATTCACACTCCGCTTGGTATAAAAAAAACAACTGAAATCGAAACTGATTTGGTTTTATGTCCCATTTTAAGAGCTGGATTACCGCTTCATAACGGTTTTTTAAATTATTTTGACCATGCCGAAAACAGCTTTGTTTCGGCCAGCAGGCATCACCCGAATAATGATGATGAGTTTGAAATTTTAGTTGAATATCAGGCAATTTCCAACCTAAACGATAAAACAGTTTTACTTCTTGATCCAATGCTGGCAACTGGCCAATCTATAGTCGCAGTTCATAAAAGATTAGTTGAGAATGCTATTCCAAAGGAAATTCATATTGCAGTTGTTATTGCTGCACCAGAAGGAGTTGACTACCTTGAAAAAAATCTACCTGAGAACTGTCATTTATGGATTGCTGCCCTGGACGAAAAATTAAACGAGAAAAATTATATTGTTCCCGGTCTTGGCGATGCCGGTGATCTTGCTTACGGAAACAAATTATAG
- a CDS encoding DUF4254 domain-containing protein, producing MFSKLAYSVFEQSIKDYHEFDSVDQPINNPFPKDKFEHLLYLKNWIDTVQWHYEDIIRDPQIDPVAALTLKRKIDASNQERTDMVEYIDSYFLQKYSHIKAKDGAKINSESPAWAFDRLSILALKIYHMHEEATRAEATQEHRDKCQEKLNILLEQRTDLSTAIEELLTDIENGEKFMKVYKQMKMYNDDELNPVLYQNKK from the coding sequence ATGTTTTCAAAATTAGCATATTCAGTTTTCGAACAAAGTATCAAAGATTATCATGAGTTTGATAGTGTTGACCAACCAATAAACAATCCTTTCCCTAAGGATAAATTCGAGCATTTATTGTATTTGAAAAACTGGATTGATACTGTCCAATGGCATTATGAGGATATTATCCGTGATCCGCAAATTGATCCTGTAGCAGCTTTAACTTTAAAAAGAAAAATTGATGCCTCTAATCAGGAACGTACTGATATGGTGGAGTATATTGACAGCTACTTTTTACAAAAATACAGTCATATAAAAGCAAAAGACGGGGCAAAAATTAATTCTGAAAGCCCTGCCTGGGCATTTGACAGATTATCAATTTTGGCATTAAAAATTTATCACATGCATGAAGAAGCTACACGTGCTGAAGCCACGCAGGAACACAGAGATAAATGTCAGGAAAAATTAAATATTCTTTTAGAGCAAAGAACAGATTTATCCACAGCAATTGAAGAATTGTTGACGGATATCGAAAATGGAGAAAAATTTATGAAAGTGTACAAACAAATGAAAATGTACAACGACGATGAACTAAATCCGGTTTTATATCAAAATAAAAAATAA
- a CDS encoding TonB dependent receptor, translating to MPKITVTIAILFLFSFSSFSQKTSLSGILIDESENTPIYNSVVALLTPKDSILYKFTRSDKEGKFNIRNIKTGNYILMTTHSHFADYLDAIILEETEKNMGTIALISKMKLLKEVIIKTGSIRVKGDTTSYRASDFKVDANANVEELLKKLPGIQVDKNGSIKAMGETVEKVLVDGEEFFGDDPGMAVKNLRADAVKEVQVFNKKSDQAEFTGIDDGETKKTINLKLKEDKKKGYFGKVDAANQPFSDADSRYNINSMFSSFKGKRKLSAFLLNGNTGQDGLSWQDNERFGGRDDISMNMDEDGNVSYEWTGGNNDEEPYVDTENGFIKNTNAGLQYSNKWNDKQTLNLSPKYNKQIYTNNKSTFIQRQVGETQLNENTSTVSNVNRGNFKLNAVYDVKLDSLNSIKFTAKTNFYDTESDEFTNGETKGNDGLIKNKQSRTFITDSDKQSLNANVLFKHKFAKERRTISLNGSWNRLHTNSDNFLKSLNESYNEGIISSSNDVDQNKIGEKTSQNLSLNIIYTEPLSKRFALQLGYQISHNTGKSNYLTYDYSDDTGNYDLINTSLSNQFKQTITTNTPNLKLSYNAKKINYSFGSGFGFTSFDLQDQTLNKQYKRHYTNFFPTANFNYKYKSNSNLRLNYQGATKQPTIDQLQPLRNNQDFFNQIVGNPDLKQSFTNRISIFHNTYSILTESQFYQNISLNMTSNLISYNKDIDPESAKTITTPINTNGNFSGNFYFGYGFKIKKIDLYVNLNPNLNYNKTVLSINNKISNSNTLNSGFGVYLNKFKEKKYEFSLGNNFSNNRNTTSQNDEVKSFNTNNFSLDIGVYFREKWKISTDYNLFSRQKTVDFQTNLTNQLWNARLQRNFKNDEFTAYIMVRDILNQNIGIRRYVYENTIGEEQNDRLKRYAMVGFTWNFKNKDVQAKK from the coding sequence ATGCCAAAAATTACGGTAACAATTGCAATTTTGTTCTTATTCTCTTTTTCATCCTTTTCTCAAAAAACAAGTCTTTCAGGTATATTGATTGATGAAAGCGAAAATACTCCCATTTATAATTCTGTTGTTGCTTTACTGACTCCTAAAGACTCCATCTTATATAAATTTACCAGATCTGATAAAGAGGGTAAATTTAATATCCGGAATATAAAAACGGGAAACTATATCCTCATGACCACACACAGCCATTTTGCTGATTATCTGGATGCCATAATTCTTGAAGAGACTGAAAAGAATATGGGTACAATTGCTCTTATAAGTAAAATGAAACTATTAAAAGAGGTGATCATAAAAACAGGTTCCATTAGAGTTAAAGGCGATACCACAAGTTACAGGGCAAGTGATTTTAAAGTAGATGCTAATGCAAACGTTGAAGAATTGTTGAAAAAACTGCCAGGAATACAAGTTGATAAAAACGGCTCCATAAAAGCTATGGGCGAAACAGTAGAAAAGGTATTAGTTGATGGAGAAGAATTTTTTGGTGATGATCCAGGGATGGCAGTAAAAAATTTAAGGGCAGATGCAGTCAAAGAAGTACAGGTCTTTAATAAAAAAAGCGATCAGGCTGAGTTTACCGGAATAGACGATGGCGAAACAAAAAAAACAATTAACCTGAAATTAAAAGAGGATAAAAAGAAAGGTTATTTCGGTAAGGTTGATGCAGCGAATCAGCCATTTTCAGATGCCGACTCCCGGTACAATATCAATTCGATGTTTAGCAGTTTTAAAGGGAAGAGAAAATTATCAGCTTTTTTACTGAACGGAAATACGGGACAGGATGGACTAAGCTGGCAGGATAATGAAAGGTTTGGCGGACGAGATGATATATCTATGAATATGGATGAGGATGGAAATGTAAGTTATGAATGGACAGGCGGCAATAATGATGAAGAACCTTATGTGGATACCGAAAACGGTTTTATCAAAAATACTAATGCAGGATTGCAGTACAGCAACAAGTGGAATGACAAGCAGACTTTGAATTTGTCTCCTAAATATAATAAGCAAATTTATACTAACAATAAAAGTACATTTATACAACGCCAGGTCGGAGAAACTCAATTAAACGAAAATACTTCAACGGTGAGTAATGTAAACAGAGGCAACTTTAAGTTAAATGCTGTTTACGATGTAAAATTAGATTCTTTAAATTCTATAAAATTTACAGCCAAAACTAATTTTTATGATACTGAAAGCGATGAATTTACAAATGGTGAGACCAAAGGAAATGATGGATTAATAAAAAACAAACAGAGCAGAACTTTTATTACAGATTCAGATAAACAGTCTTTGAACGCAAATGTATTATTTAAGCATAAATTTGCTAAAGAACGTCGCACGATTTCACTAAATGGCAGCTGGAATAGGTTGCATACAAATTCAGATAATTTTTTGAAGTCTTTAAATGAAAGTTACAATGAAGGAATTATTTCTTCCAGCAATGATGTGGATCAAAATAAGATAGGAGAAAAAACGAGTCAAAATCTTTCATTAAATATAATTTACACAGAACCTCTTAGTAAAAGGTTTGCATTACAATTAGGATATCAGATTAGTCATAACACAGGTAAGAGTAATTATTTAACCTATGATTATTCCGATGACACAGGTAATTATGATTTGATTAATACCTCCTTGTCAAATCAGTTTAAACAAACAATAACAACAAATACACCTAATTTAAAGTTAAGCTATAATGCAAAAAAAATAAACTACAGTTTTGGAAGCGGTTTTGGTTTTACTTCATTTGATTTACAGGATCAAACTTTAAATAAACAATATAAGCGTCATTATACTAACTTTTTTCCAACAGCAAATTTTAATTATAAGTACAAAAGCAACAGTAACTTGCGTTTAAATTATCAGGGTGCAACTAAGCAGCCAACGATTGATCAGTTACAGCCTTTAAGAAACAATCAGGATTTCTTTAATCAGATTGTGGGTAATCCGGATTTGAAACAATCTTTCACAAACAGGATATCTATATTTCATAACACCTATAGTATTTTGACAGAATCGCAGTTTTATCAAAATATTTCTTTAAATATGACTTCGAATTTAATTTCTTATAACAAAGATATTGATCCTGAAAGTGCTAAAACAATTACCACGCCTATCAATACAAATGGTAATTTTTCTGGTAATTTTTATTTTGGATATGGATTTAAGATAAAGAAAATAGATTTGTATGTAAATCTGAATCCAAATTTGAATTATAACAAAACGGTACTTAGCATTAATAATAAAATCAGCAATTCTAATACTTTAAATTCAGGATTTGGAGTTTACCTGAACAAATTTAAAGAAAAAAAATATGAATTTAGTTTAGGTAATAACTTTTCAAATAATAGAAATACTACTTCTCAAAACGATGAGGTAAAATCATTCAACACTAATAATTTTAGCTTAGATATAGGAGTTTATTTTAGAGAAAAATGGAAAATTTCAACAGATTATAATTTATTCTCTCGTCAAAAAACGGTTGATTTTCAAACCAATCTCACCAATCAATTGTGGAATGCAAGACTGCAGCGCAATTTCAAAAATGATGAGTTCACAGCTTATATCATGGTTAGGGATATTTTGAATCAGAATATAGGAATTAGAAGATACGTCTATGAAAATACAATTGGGGAAGAACAAAATGACAGATTGAAAAGATATGCAATGGTAGGTTTTACCTGGAATTTTAAAAACAAGGACGTACAGGCAAAAAAATAA
- a CDS encoding GLPGLI family protein, which yields MLLSKKDEQHNIKNKPQDYEIITFFIAALMLTNTSKAQQFVDKAVIEYEVNTNLKKTMSNDSWDEMMKENLSDLKVSYFTYTFADNKSIYKFERWSPKTRIPKYLKDQDEENIWFHDFTSRKMTMQKQIVGTNFVIADSIQNIEWQITNEHREIAGYNCRKAIGKRPDGVYVFAFYTDNITISGGPCSINGLPGMILGLTIPRLYTSFMAVKVNLQLTNTSDIKPLSDKKMYDLTGLKSLLEEKTKDWFSYGEDKEENKKRKEMFFWNAFL from the coding sequence ATGCTGCTCAGTAAAAAGGACGAACAGCACAATATAAAAAATAAACCACAGGATTATGAAATCATTACTTTTTTTATTGCAGCCTTAATGTTAACGAATACATCAAAAGCACAGCAATTTGTAGATAAGGCAGTAATTGAATATGAAGTAAATACCAACCTCAAAAAAACAATGAGTAATGATAGCTGGGATGAGATGATGAAAGAAAATCTTTCTGATTTAAAAGTCTCCTATTTTACCTATACTTTTGCTGACAATAAAAGCATTTATAAATTTGAAAGATGGAGTCCGAAAACAAGAATACCAAAATATTTAAAAGATCAAGATGAAGAAAATATATGGTTTCATGATTTTACATCAAGAAAAATGACGATGCAAAAACAAATAGTAGGAACTAATTTTGTAATAGCAGACAGTATACAAAATATAGAATGGCAAATTACAAACGAACACAGGGAAATAGCGGGCTATAATTGCCGTAAAGCAATAGGAAAAAGGCCTGATGGCGTATATGTGTTTGCCTTTTACACAGATAACATTACCATCTCCGGCGGGCCATGTTCTATAAATGGTTTGCCAGGCATGATCTTAGGACTTACAATACCAAGATTATACACTTCATTTATGGCTGTGAAAGTAAATTTACAACTGACAAACACATCTGATATTAAGCCACTTTCGGATAAAAAAATGTATGATTTAACAGGATTAAAATCGCTTTTGGAAGAAAAAACAAAAGACTGGTTCAGCTATGGAGAGGATAAAGAAGAAAATAAGAAAAGAAAGGAAATGTTTTTTTGGAATGCTTTTTTATAA
- a CDS encoding ferredoxin--NADP reductase: protein MPSFLKLIIKEVKRETTDAVSILFNVPEELKPDYKFIAGQYINLKLTLDNQEIRRAYSICSGPESGELRIAVKAVKNGLFSQFANTKLKAGDVLEVGHPEGKFTFEPDAEKQKNYAAFVAGSGITPVLSIIKSVLKSEPKSTFVLVYGNKTPEETIFYQELHDLQLQYVGRLFVHYVFSQAKAENALFGRIDKSAVNFVLNNKHKELEFDKFYLCGPEEMINTVSGILKEKNVKDSAIKFELFTSSSQENEIKTSLEGHTKITVLVDDDEVTFEMSQKQTILDAALKQGIDAPYSCQGGICSSCLCRITQGSAEMTKNSILTDKEIADGLVLSCQAHPTSETIYVDFDDV from the coding sequence AAAACTCATAATTAAAGAGGTAAAACGCGAAACTACCGATGCTGTTTCCATCCTTTTTAATGTTCCCGAAGAACTAAAACCAGACTATAAATTTATTGCCGGACAATATATAAACTTAAAATTAACCCTTGACAATCAGGAAATTCGTCGTGCTTACTCCATTTGCTCAGGACCTGAAAGCGGTGAATTACGAATCGCCGTAAAGGCGGTTAAAAATGGTCTTTTCTCGCAATTTGCCAATACCAAATTAAAAGCAGGAGATGTTCTTGAAGTGGGTCATCCTGAAGGAAAATTTACTTTTGAACCGGATGCTGAAAAACAAAAAAACTACGCAGCTTTTGTTGCCGGAAGCGGAATTACTCCTGTACTTTCGATTATAAAGTCGGTTTTAAAAAGCGAACCAAAAAGTACTTTTGTATTGGTTTACGGAAACAAAACTCCTGAAGAAACTATTTTCTACCAGGAACTTCACGATTTACAATTGCAATACGTAGGACGTTTATTTGTACATTATGTATTTAGTCAGGCTAAAGCCGAAAATGCTTTGTTTGGAAGAATCGATAAATCGGCGGTAAATTTTGTACTGAACAACAAACACAAGGAACTGGAATTTGATAAGTTTTATTTGTGTGGCCCGGAAGAAATGATCAATACAGTTTCCGGAATTTTAAAAGAAAAGAACGTAAAAGACTCCGCTATTAAATTTGAACTTTTTACCTCTTCTTCGCAGGAAAATGAAATCAAAACTTCATTAGAAGGACATACAAAAATCACTGTTTTGGTTGATGATGATGAAGTTACTTTTGAAATGTCTCAAAAACAAACCATTCTGGATGCAGCCTTAAAACAGGGCATCGATGCTCCATATTCCTGCCAGGGCGGAATTTGCAGCAGCTGTCTTTGCCGTATAACACAGGGTAGTGCCGAAATGACAAAAAACTCAATCTTAACGGATAAAGAAATTGCTGATGGTTTGGTACTTAGCTGTCAGGCGCATCCAACTTCTGAAACTATTTACGTGGATTTTGATGATGTATAA